The following proteins are co-located in the Streptomyces bottropensis ATCC 25435 genome:
- a CDS encoding helix-turn-helix domain-containing protein, giving the protein MPQPSSEFGEELRKRRLGAGLSLTALSAVVHYSKAQLSKVERGIKAPSRDLARLCDAALHAGGALIALVAPPVTDVPKEPAPYGVNEEEWVIQLSPDGSSGFQPVGRRQVVSAGAASLMSWRTGGQGRVSPSGGVGMLDASRSLFTHYRRLGQSVEPGFLLPGLIAQTHTLRELSAHVDSRTRQELLALGSRYAEYVGWLVQETGDEQAALWWTQRAVDLAAAGGDRALAGYALVRRALVTLYQDDAEQTVALARRAQSGTLPPRIRGLAAQREAQGHALAGDGEACLRALDRARTLLARQESESDAPVIGSMHLPDSVGMITGWCLFDLGQMRRAAEELDRQLALVSPDAVRTQVRYGVRRALAYASHGEIDHACALAAPLLDGVEAVRSATVTIDLRRLSRVLARHSGHALVRRLEPRLAVLSRLPVS; this is encoded by the coding sequence GTGCCACAGCCGTCCAGCGAGTTCGGCGAAGAGCTGAGGAAGCGGCGCTTGGGCGCCGGATTGAGTCTCACAGCGCTATCCGCGGTCGTGCACTACAGCAAGGCGCAGTTGAGCAAGGTCGAACGAGGCATCAAAGCGCCCAGCCGTGATCTGGCTCGGTTGTGCGACGCCGCCCTCCACGCCGGCGGAGCGCTGATCGCTTTGGTCGCCCCGCCCGTTACTGACGTACCGAAGGAACCGGCTCCCTACGGGGTCAATGAGGAGGAGTGGGTGATACAGCTGTCACCGGATGGTTCGAGCGGGTTTCAGCCCGTGGGTCGGCGGCAGGTCGTGAGCGCCGGTGCAGCCTCGCTGATGAGCTGGCGTACGGGCGGCCAGGGCCGCGTATCGCCGAGCGGGGGCGTGGGGATGCTGGATGCATCCCGTTCGCTGTTCACGCACTACCGGCGGCTCGGCCAGAGCGTTGAGCCCGGCTTCCTGCTGCCCGGGCTGATAGCGCAGACCCATACGCTGCGGGAGTTGTCCGCACACGTGGATTCCCGCACCCGCCAGGAGTTGCTGGCGCTGGGCTCCCGGTATGCCGAGTACGTCGGCTGGCTGGTGCAGGAGACGGGTGACGAGCAGGCGGCGCTGTGGTGGACGCAGCGCGCGGTAGACCTTGCTGCAGCCGGTGGCGACCGGGCACTGGCCGGGTATGCGCTGGTCCGGCGGGCCCTGGTCACGCTGTATCAGGACGATGCCGAGCAGACCGTTGCTCTGGCACGTCGGGCGCAGAGCGGCACGCTCCCGCCGCGGATCCGGGGTCTTGCCGCGCAGCGCGAGGCGCAGGGGCACGCTCTCGCCGGCGATGGTGAGGCGTGCTTGCGCGCTCTGGACCGGGCCCGGACACTGCTGGCCCGCCAGGAAAGCGAGAGCGACGCTCCCGTGATCGGCAGCATGCATCTGCCTGACTCGGTCGGCATGATCACCGGGTGGTGTCTGTTCGACCTCGGCCAGATGCGGAGGGCAGCCGAGGAATTGGACCGCCAACTTGCACTGGTGTCGCCTGATGCGGTGCGTACGCAGGTGCGTTACGGCGTACGCCGGGCGCTGGCTTATGCGTCACATGGCGAGATCGACCACGCCTGCGCATTGGCAGCGCCGCTGCTCGACGGAGTGGAGGCTGTCCGGTCCGCGACCGTGACGATCGACCTCCGTCGCCTCTCCCGCGTCTTGGCCCGCCATTCCGGCCACGCCCTGGTGCGCCGGCTGGAGCCACGCCTGGCAGTGCTATCCCGACTCCCTGTCTCCTGA
- a CDS encoding RNA polymerase sigma factor, translating into MDDSVSTDLHLAEPLEADATPLPGIKLAGALHDEQYPALVRFLLLQGASWTEAQDAAQDAFTQMCAPGVTITYPRAWLRTVAWRFWVSQQVKLEETCADLPEPQPSLRWQTPAHAAELGEEERQVISLLHQLPAKQRAAMAWHLDGFTTEESARAMGTTQAAVRQNLARARAALKQGLRLEGRFTNERRKA; encoded by the coding sequence ATGGACGACTCCGTCAGCACTGACTTGCACCTTGCCGAGCCGCTGGAGGCAGATGCCACCCCGCTGCCGGGTATCAAGCTCGCCGGTGCCCTGCACGACGAGCAGTATCCCGCCCTGGTCCGCTTCCTGCTTTTGCAAGGAGCGTCCTGGACAGAGGCCCAGGATGCCGCGCAGGACGCCTTCACCCAGATGTGCGCGCCAGGCGTCACGATCACCTACCCCCGCGCCTGGCTGCGCACGGTGGCCTGGCGGTTCTGGGTGAGCCAGCAGGTGAAACTCGAAGAGACCTGTGCGGACCTGCCGGAACCGCAGCCCAGCCTGCGCTGGCAGACGCCGGCTCACGCCGCCGAACTAGGGGAGGAGGAACGCCAGGTGATCTCTCTACTACATCAGCTGCCGGCCAAGCAACGTGCCGCGATGGCCTGGCATCTGGACGGTTTCACCACTGAGGAAAGCGCACGCGCCATGGGTACCACCCAGGCGGCCGTCCGCCAGAACCTGGCCCGCGCGAGAGCCGCACTCAAGCAAGGCCTGCGGCTCGAGGGCCGGTTCACCAACGAGAGGAGGAAGGCGTGA
- a CDS encoding UvrD-helicase domain-containing protein codes for MPTPTDEQIHATDAFRAGRHLVLQAGAGTGKTATLVMLAAATSRRGRYLAFNKSIALDAAARFPRTVHCKTAHATAYAALGHRYTHRLNSPRQPAWKTGQALGITRPVRIGEHEISARSLSNTVLRTVTRFCYSADRTLARHHVPTLRRLGTPAEHAQLAEAVLPFARRAWVDLHSPDQGVVRFEHDHYLKMWALTEPRIGADFLLLDEAQDTNPVLEQVFSAQRDHTQLVLVGDSAQAIYGWRGARDVMTGFDATHLTLTRSFRFGPLIADQANRWLELAEAPIRLTGSDTVPATVGGLDRPDAVLCRTNIGAMTEVMRLLADGRRVALARGAQALAALAIAARDLKEGRPTAHPELVLFSSWGELQEYAEHDPAGRDLQPFVNLVDTHGPDAILTAINQLTDEEDADVTVSTAHTAKGREWPTVRIADDFPPPKDTDQHDVQGRPVPEPVNDTDARLAYVAVTRARHHLDLGGLSWINTHPTTASAG; via the coding sequence TTGCCTACGCCCACCGATGAACAAATCCACGCCACCGACGCCTTCCGCGCCGGCCGCCACCTCGTCCTGCAAGCCGGCGCCGGCACGGGCAAGACGGCCACCCTCGTCATGCTCGCCGCCGCCACCAGCCGCCGCGGCCGCTACCTCGCCTTCAACAAGAGCATCGCCCTCGACGCCGCGGCCCGCTTCCCGCGTACCGTGCACTGCAAGACCGCGCACGCCACCGCCTACGCGGCCCTCGGCCACCGCTACACCCACCGCCTCAACAGCCCCCGTCAGCCCGCCTGGAAGACCGGCCAGGCGCTCGGCATCACCCGGCCCGTCCGCATCGGCGAGCACGAGATCAGCGCCAGGTCGCTGTCCAACACCGTGCTGCGCACCGTGACCCGCTTCTGTTACTCCGCCGACCGCACCCTGGCCCGCCACCACGTCCCCACACTGCGCCGTCTGGGAACACCCGCCGAACACGCCCAGCTCGCCGAGGCGGTCCTGCCGTTCGCCCGCCGCGCCTGGGTCGACCTGCACAGCCCCGACCAGGGAGTGGTCCGCTTCGAGCACGACCACTACCTGAAGATGTGGGCCCTGACCGAACCGCGCATCGGCGCCGACTTCCTGCTCCTGGACGAGGCCCAGGACACCAACCCCGTGCTGGAACAGGTCTTCTCCGCCCAGCGCGACCATACGCAGCTCGTCCTGGTCGGCGATTCCGCCCAGGCCATCTACGGCTGGCGCGGCGCCCGCGACGTGATGACCGGCTTCGACGCCACGCACCTCACCCTCACGCGTTCCTTCCGTTTCGGCCCTCTGATCGCCGACCAGGCCAACCGGTGGCTCGAGCTCGCCGAGGCACCCATCCGTCTGACCGGCAGCGACACCGTCCCCGCCACGGTCGGAGGCCTCGACCGTCCGGACGCGGTGCTGTGCCGCACCAACATCGGCGCCATGACCGAAGTCATGCGCCTGCTGGCCGACGGCCGGCGCGTCGCCCTGGCCCGCGGCGCACAGGCGCTGGCCGCGCTGGCAATCGCCGCCCGCGACCTCAAAGAAGGCCGCCCCACCGCCCATCCCGAACTTGTCCTCTTCAGCTCCTGGGGCGAGCTGCAGGAGTATGCCGAACACGACCCCGCAGGCCGTGACCTGCAGCCCTTCGTCAACCTCGTCGACACCCACGGCCCCGACGCCATCCTCACCGCGATCAACCAGCTCACCGACGAGGAAGACGCCGACGTCACCGTCTCCACCGCCCACACCGCCAAAGGCCGCGAATGGCCCACCGTCAGAATCGCCGACGACTTCCCCCCGCCCAAGGACACCGACCAGCACGACGTCCAGGGCCGCCCCGTCCCCGAACCCGTCAACGACACCGACGCCCGCCTCGCCTACGTCGCCGTCACCCGCGCCCGCCACCACCTCGACCTCGGCGGCCTCTCCTGGATCAACACCCACCCCACCACAGCGAGCGCGGGCTGA
- a CDS encoding VWA domain-containing protein, with protein MQTTSLRKGENTALATASTVLSVAVQGLAVDVSALLLGPDGKVRSDNDLVFYNHPTQDGVSVAGPAVTADLPRLPSDVHQVVIVASADPLQPGAVFTHAPQLTINQNGAPAWSFTAPDFAAGETVVVLAELYRRGDGWKVRAVGQGYASGLSGLAMDYGVDVDPEPAAAPSAPLPAQTRSAPAPASVDLAKVERQAPGLLDPARQAGQALVNRGISGRRAAVYLILDHDWHMEELYESFAVQAFAERVLALSANLDDDGTVPVVFSSGREPFLEEIRLDNYRGRIGQLHTQVDWGWGNVADAMRRAVSHYQESGAADPAFIVTQVGDEPWDKAEVRSLLQNTASLGVFWLFVGFGRGKLAFYKNLNASASATFTNVAFYDASKNPGSVPGEQFYTGLVDAFATWMRS; from the coding sequence ATGCAGACGACATCGCTGCGCAAGGGCGAGAACACGGCACTGGCGACGGCGTCGACGGTCTTGTCCGTGGCAGTGCAGGGGCTTGCGGTGGACGTGTCGGCGTTGCTGCTCGGACCGGATGGCAAGGTCCGAAGCGACAACGACCTCGTCTTCTACAATCATCCGACTCAGGACGGTGTGTCGGTCGCCGGCCCGGCGGTCACCGCGGACCTGCCCCGCCTGCCCTCCGACGTGCACCAGGTGGTGATCGTAGCGAGCGCTGATCCGCTGCAACCAGGGGCCGTCTTCACGCATGCACCCCAACTGACGATCAACCAGAACGGTGCGCCTGCCTGGTCGTTCACCGCACCGGATTTTGCTGCGGGAGAGACCGTCGTGGTTCTGGCGGAGTTGTACCGGCGTGGCGACGGCTGGAAGGTCCGCGCCGTCGGTCAGGGCTACGCCTCTGGCTTGTCAGGGCTGGCCATGGACTACGGCGTCGACGTCGACCCAGAACCCGCCGCTGCGCCCTCTGCACCACTACCGGCGCAGACGCGTTCTGCTCCTGCGCCAGCATCGGTGGATCTGGCAAAGGTGGAACGGCAGGCCCCTGGCCTGCTGGATCCTGCACGACAGGCCGGCCAGGCGCTCGTGAACCGAGGGATTTCAGGTCGGCGGGCAGCGGTATATCTGATCCTGGACCACGACTGGCACATGGAAGAGCTGTACGAGTCCTTTGCGGTCCAGGCTTTCGCTGAACGGGTCCTTGCCTTGTCGGCCAACCTGGACGATGACGGCACCGTGCCCGTGGTCTTCTCCAGCGGACGAGAGCCGTTCCTTGAAGAGATTCGCCTGGACAATTACCGAGGCCGCATCGGGCAGCTGCACACTCAAGTCGACTGGGGCTGGGGCAACGTCGCCGACGCGATGCGCCGCGCGGTCAGCCACTACCAGGAATCCGGCGCGGCTGACCCCGCCTTCATCGTCACCCAGGTCGGGGACGAGCCCTGGGACAAAGCCGAAGTCCGCTCCCTCTTGCAGAACACCGCGTCCCTGGGGGTGTTCTGGCTGTTCGTGGGCTTCGGCCGCGGCAAGCTCGCCTTCTACAAGAACCTCAACGCCTCCGCCTCAGCGACCTTCACCAACGTCGCCTTCTACGACGCCAGCAAGAACCCGGGCTCGGTGCCAGGCGAACAGTTCTACACCGGCCTCGTCGATGCCTTCGCCACCTGGATGCGATCGTGA
- a CDS encoding response regulator yields the protein MAELRPLGEDLNDASRALALALRELFEGLQVSVRRYAARRRIDPGTVSRYLNGTRLPPWQMINDLFADVAEHRGTAVTTEAIELVRGLYGLAVDAASSPRHAVQILEQQLADADHVSRRSSIRGDVLGDALLDRTQRIADLETRLNQLEADRITEQKRADELAAAHPDISGLIAERDELQQEVERLRTDLNKAQAQRAAAEDRCDLLERQLDAVEQAAPAAVLPATPQGMPKILVVDDQPDNLLAMTAVLSTLDQELITVSSGREALKALLDHDDFAVIIMDVQMPEMDGYETCAHIKRRPRTRDVPIIFLTAMGVDAEHSARGYAAGAVDYISKPFDPWALRAKVAVFTSIYLERYAQ from the coding sequence ATGGCTGAGTTGCGGCCTTTGGGGGAGGACCTCAACGACGCCTCACGCGCGCTGGCCCTGGCCCTGCGGGAGTTGTTCGAGGGCCTGCAGGTGTCCGTCCGACGGTATGCCGCGCGCCGTCGAATCGACCCGGGTACCGTTTCACGCTATCTCAACGGCACCCGGTTACCGCCGTGGCAGATGATCAACGACCTGTTCGCGGATGTTGCCGAGCACCGGGGGACCGCAGTCACCACCGAGGCCATCGAACTCGTTCGAGGCCTGTACGGGCTGGCTGTGGACGCCGCGTCCTCACCCAGACACGCCGTGCAGATCCTCGAGCAGCAACTCGCCGACGCCGACCATGTCTCCCGGCGGTCAAGCATCCGCGGCGACGTCCTGGGCGACGCGCTGCTGGACAGGACTCAGCGCATCGCCGACCTCGAGACACGGCTCAACCAGCTCGAGGCCGACCGCATCACGGAGCAGAAGCGGGCAGACGAACTTGCGGCGGCACACCCGGATATCTCGGGGCTCATCGCCGAGCGTGACGAGCTCCAGCAGGAAGTCGAGCGGCTGCGGACGGACCTCAACAAGGCCCAGGCTCAGCGTGCCGCGGCGGAGGACCGCTGCGATCTGCTCGAACGCCAGCTCGACGCCGTCGAGCAGGCTGCTCCGGCGGCTGTACTGCCCGCGACGCCACAGGGCATGCCCAAGATCCTCGTCGTCGACGACCAGCCGGACAACCTGCTCGCGATGACCGCGGTCCTGTCCACACTCGACCAGGAACTCATCACCGTCTCCTCCGGCCGGGAAGCCCTCAAGGCTCTGCTGGACCACGACGACTTCGCGGTCATCATCATGGACGTGCAGATGCCGGAGATGGACGGCTACGAGACCTGCGCCCACATCAAACGCCGCCCCCGCACCCGCGACGTCCCGATCATCTTCCTGACCGCGATGGGCGTCGACGCGGAGCACTCGGCCCGCGGCTACGCCGCTGGCGCCGTCGATTACATCAGCAAGCCCTTCGACCCATGGGCCCTGCGTGCCAAGGTCGCCGTGTTCACCTCCATCTACCTGGAACGGTACGCGCAGTAG
- a CDS encoding helix-turn-helix transcriptional regulator: MTILPPDPDLNALRLELARLRAVRGWTYDELAARSGLARRTVIEIEQGRTIGTLKTWHALAHALGTPFEQLFGTLCHDHDLPGSADG, translated from the coding sequence GTGACGATCTTGCCGCCCGATCCGGACCTCAACGCGCTGCGGCTGGAGCTCGCGCGCCTGCGGGCGGTGCGCGGGTGGACGTATGACGAGCTCGCCGCCCGCAGTGGCCTGGCCAGGCGCACGGTCATCGAGATCGAGCAGGGCCGCACCATCGGCACCCTGAAGACCTGGCACGCTCTCGCGCACGCCCTGGGGACTCCGTTCGAGCAGCTCTTCGGCACGCTGTGCCACGACCATGATCTTCCCGGATCCGCCGACGGCTGA
- a CDS encoding DUF6083 domain-containing protein, which translates to MNPGGTSRLLRCGQHSRCRECGNRIEWYHRSALRMVRLHPRELPAARVPADCRWHVSSGIAHPAGDGSSWCRIPHALLCPARDTPAAAGLGALRRALAVNTRRLIDAGTFVPPAAPPDGAVPQQAVCRPARPVVQLLYVRYLADRPVEEIQCVALTRRRGRCSRPVLAPHIPAGTWTLMPATSSATGQLALPADMMAVYDLSGLSYAEQLRWRAQHCPQHAATAAAPDLTVPDWEPFDALLHREHIHTRLPTHSRSGPSGCARKAARP; encoded by the coding sequence GTGAACCCTGGCGGCACCAGCCGGCTGCTGCGCTGCGGCCAGCACAGCCGTTGCCGTGAGTGCGGCAACCGGATCGAGTGGTACCACCGCAGCGCCCTGCGGATGGTCCGTCTGCACCCGCGCGAACTCCCCGCCGCCCGGGTACCTGCCGACTGCCGCTGGCACGTCAGTTCCGGCATCGCCCACCCAGCCGGGGACGGCAGCAGCTGGTGCCGCATCCCGCACGCCCTGCTCTGCCCCGCCAGGGACACTCCCGCGGCAGCCGGGCTGGGAGCGCTGCGCAGAGCGCTCGCGGTGAACACCCGGCGCCTGATCGACGCCGGCACCTTCGTCCCGCCCGCCGCCCCGCCGGACGGGGCAGTCCCGCAGCAGGCCGTGTGCCGGCCGGCCCGGCCTGTGGTGCAGTTGCTGTACGTCCGCTACCTGGCCGACCGCCCGGTGGAGGAGATCCAGTGCGTGGCCCTGACCCGGCGCCGCGGCCGCTGTTCCCGCCCGGTCCTCGCTCCCCACATCCCGGCCGGCACCTGGACCTTGATGCCCGCCACCTCCTCCGCCACCGGCCAACTGGCACTGCCCGCCGACATGATGGCCGTCTACGACCTCAGCGGCCTTTCCTACGCCGAGCAGCTGCGCTGGCGCGCCCAGCACTGCCCCCAGCACGCAGCCACAGCCGCCGCACCCGACCTGACCGTGCCGGACTGGGAGCCCTTCGACGCCCTCCTGCACCGTGAGCACATCCACACCCGGCTGCCCACCCACAGCCGCTCCGGGCCCTCGGGCTGCGCGCGGAAGGCGGCCCGGCCGTGA
- a CDS encoding pentapeptide repeat-containing protein — protein sequence MTNFSGDATFNDSRFVGQVDFDAAAFSERCWFTKVRFVETASFAGANFSEKACFEKCIFSAVAKFDQAKFSGAAQFGDAMFAQAKFFKAVFSGDIDFRRAAFSGDADFSKATFETAAQLGPLVCQQAFRMSAARFNSHVTIEAAARYVVCDRTRWDSVAALRLRYASVDLQDAVFEYPLSITTRTAPFALSASEGQLAARDPGVRMSSLQGADAAHLALYNVDLSRCNLTSTVHLDQLRLEGDCPLAPVPSGLRLGRLLPLRWTPRRTLAEEQHWRAAQGLSGWRAAPSGKELVGPEQLAPVYRQLRKAFEDSKNEPDAADFYYGEMEMRRHDRSRPCAERWLLALYWAVSGYGLRASRALGLLFCSMAATVLVMMLWGLPVDDPKLATTGSLAGQNISLTTDKPDPVNPGGSLASRLTSERWEKSVQVVVNSVVFRSSGQDLTTAGTYTEMSSRLAEPVLLGLAILAIRGRVKR from the coding sequence CTGACCAATTTCTCCGGTGATGCCACATTCAACGATTCCCGATTTGTCGGCCAGGTAGATTTCGATGCGGCGGCCTTCTCGGAGAGATGTTGGTTTACCAAGGTGAGATTCGTCGAGACCGCCAGCTTCGCCGGGGCGAATTTCTCAGAGAAGGCATGCTTCGAGAAATGCATTTTCTCTGCTGTAGCCAAGTTCGACCAGGCAAAATTCTCTGGCGCCGCCCAGTTCGGCGATGCGATGTTCGCTCAGGCAAAATTCTTTAAGGCGGTTTTCTCTGGTGATATCGATTTCAGGAGAGCCGCCTTCTCTGGTGATGCTGATTTCAGCAAGGCAACGTTCGAGACAGCGGCTCAGCTAGGCCCTCTGGTTTGCCAACAGGCTTTCAGAATGTCTGCAGCGCGGTTCAATAGCCACGTAACCATCGAGGCTGCAGCGAGATACGTGGTTTGCGACCGAACGCGATGGGACTCTGTCGCTGCCCTACGTCTCAGGTATGCCTCGGTCGACCTCCAAGACGCTGTTTTCGAATATCCGCTGAGTATCACCACCCGAACCGCCCCTTTCGCTTTGAGTGCATCAGAAGGTCAACTGGCTGCACGCGATCCAGGGGTCCGCATGTCGTCGCTGCAGGGCGCCGACGCGGCGCATCTGGCGCTCTACAACGTAGATCTCAGTCGCTGCAACCTGACTAGCACCGTGCATTTGGACCAATTGCGGTTAGAAGGTGACTGCCCCCTAGCACCAGTCCCCTCGGGCCTGAGGCTTGGGAGGTTGTTGCCCTTGCGGTGGACTCCCCGTCGCACGCTGGCCGAGGAGCAGCACTGGCGCGCCGCGCAGGGGCTGTCTGGCTGGAGGGCGGCACCATCCGGGAAGGAGCTGGTGGGGCCGGAGCAGTTGGCGCCGGTGTACCGGCAGCTACGGAAGGCGTTCGAGGACAGCAAGAACGAGCCGGACGCTGCGGACTTCTACTACGGTGAGATGGAGATGCGCCGCCACGACCGCAGCCGGCCCTGCGCCGAGCGGTGGCTGTTGGCGCTGTACTGGGCGGTGTCCGGATACGGTCTGCGAGCGTCGCGCGCTTTGGGCTTGCTGTTCTGCTCCATGGCCGCCACCGTGCTCGTCATGATGCTGTGGGGATTGCCAGTGGACGATCCTAAGCTGGCCACCACGGGAAGCCTCGCCGGTCAGAACATTTCGCTGACTACCGACAAGCCGGACCCCGTCAATCCCGGCGGATCACTGGCCTCACGGCTCACATCAGAACGATGGGAGAAATCGGTTCAGGTCGTAGTGAACTCGGTTGTCTTCCGCTCTAGTGGCCAGGACCTCACCACCGCTGGCACGTACACCGAGATGTCATCCCGACTGGCCGAACCCGTACTCCTTGGCCTCGCCATCCTCGCTATCCGCGGGAGGGTCAAACGATAG
- a CDS encoding lamin tail domain-containing protein has protein sequence MRKRSILAVAVTAGAVAALVPAVSAQAAEYSSALKIRGVQYDAPGRDSNSCSTGNTAAEYLTVKNYSSTATVNLKGYAVEDATGNRFTFTGNHYLEPGDYVKLRGGHGGDSDKYNVVYRGNCNFLWNNDRDTIYLYKPSGSRADVHSYTKSGSDADGDGYIRYHN, from the coding sequence TTGCGTAAGCGTTCCATCCTGGCCGTAGCCGTCACCGCGGGCGCTGTCGCCGCCCTAGTACCTGCCGTGTCAGCTCAGGCGGCCGAGTACAGCTCGGCGCTCAAGATCCGCGGGGTCCAGTACGACGCACCCGGTAGGGACTCCAACAGCTGCTCCACCGGCAACACGGCCGCCGAGTACCTGACGGTGAAGAACTACTCCTCCACGGCGACGGTCAACCTCAAGGGCTACGCCGTCGAGGACGCCACCGGTAACCGCTTCACTTTCACGGGCAACCACTACCTTGAGCCCGGCGACTATGTGAAGCTGCGTGGCGGTCACGGCGGCGACTCCGACAAGTACAACGTGGTCTACCGCGGCAACTGCAACTTCCTGTGGAACAACGACCGCGACACCATCTACCTGTACAAGCCCTCCGGCAGCCGGGCGGACGTCCACTCCTACACCAAGAGCGGATCCGACGCCGACGGCGACGGCTACATCCGCTACCACAACTGA
- a CDS encoding pentapeptide repeat-containing protein yields the protein MTINGTSPSMTTPLWPHCSRGADPVNDPVGCRGRQVAPYTECLAHLSDTERITYLSTLAPGRDVDHSGTHLSGALLDEILNAIREPLSRRPRFGLARFRETTFSDYARFNGTIFSNDAQFSDATFADACIFSGAMFTTAKFIHVKFARVASFESVRFSGSVRFNRSQFEGVSRFTSAAFADEVWFTNVTFHDHATFKKANFSKKSHSI from the coding sequence ATGACGATCAACGGCACCTCACCCTCCATGACCACACCGCTATGGCCACACTGCTCACGTGGTGCGGATCCGGTCAACGACCCGGTCGGCTGCCGTGGCCGCCAGGTAGCGCCATATACGGAGTGCCTAGCTCACCTCAGCGATACGGAGCGGATCACCTACCTCAGCACACTCGCGCCCGGCAGAGACGTCGACCACTCCGGCACTCACCTTTCGGGGGCACTGCTGGATGAAATCTTGAATGCGATTCGGGAACCACTCAGCAGAAGGCCCCGATTCGGACTCGCCCGATTTCGCGAGACCACTTTCTCCGACTACGCCCGTTTCAACGGAACGATATTCTCCAATGATGCACAGTTCAGTGACGCGACGTTCGCTGACGCCTGCATCTTTTCCGGGGCAATGTTCACCACAGCAAAATTTATCCACGTCAAGTTTGCCCGCGTCGCCAGTTTCGAATCGGTAAGGTTCTCTGGCTCCGTTAGGTTCAACAGATCCCAGTTCGAAGGGGTCTCGCGATTCACGAGCGCAGCGTTCGCGGATGAGGTCTGGTTCACTAACGTGACCTTCCATGATCATGCAACCTTCAAGAAGGCGAATTTTTCCAAGAAGTCTCATTCAATCTGA
- a CDS encoding DUF6417 family protein: MEAPPRFFVAGPLRVPVAYGFWLHRMTGSAMEANHFARDYGITHHSAPHQPGPSRWRPNQFGSAVLRATLERQATLRARPGWAAGRVAWVPQTSHWLPGGPVSQHDHAEVLSAVYGVPPPTMGGGGCPTFDISDRRRIPATRDSASAGLRGRPRHPEGFHSIG, encoded by the coding sequence GTGGAAGCCCCGCCAAGATTCTTTGTGGCGGGCCCGTTGCGGGTGCCGGTGGCGTACGGGTTCTGGCTGCACCGGATGACCGGATCGGCGATGGAAGCCAACCACTTCGCCCGCGACTACGGCATCACCCACCACTCCGCTCCACACCAGCCAGGCCCCTCCCGCTGGCGTCCGAACCAGTTCGGCTCAGCGGTGCTGCGGGCGACGCTGGAGAGACAAGCAACTCTCAGGGCCCGCCCGGGATGGGCTGCCGGTCGCGTGGCGTGGGTCCCGCAGACTAGCCATTGGCTACCAGGGGGCCCGGTGAGCCAGCACGACCATGCGGAGGTGCTTTCTGCCGTGTATGGCGTGCCGCCGCCGACTATGGGCGGCGGGGGCTGTCCCACCTTCGACATCAGCGACCGAAGGCGGATTCCTGCAACACGGGACTCGGCTTCTGCGGGCTTGAGGGGTCGGCCTCGGCACCCCGAAGGTTTCCACTCGATCGGGTGA
- a CDS encoding toll/interleukin-1 receptor domain-containing protein yields MPEVFINYRTGDGNDIAALIDNELANRFGKDRAFRASRSIPPGSTYPDALLTSVRRSALVLAIIGADWLNFQSRLRDPEDWVRKEIVEAFNCGVPVVPILAGRGTERLRKERLPDELARLAELQSVRLDTQNGEADLKRLSDLVAEMVPELYDLEHAEVPAPGPGSVSNSAGAVSGTAVQSRDFTGDVGNTVIKGSTGPVHSGQGNIYQNSRHVSGDRHYSGDGMTSIEGDQRGDIRHRFGDSGQPEDDER; encoded by the coding sequence ATGCCCGAGGTGTTCATCAACTACCGCACAGGGGACGGCAATGACATCGCCGCCCTGATCGACAACGAGCTTGCCAACCGTTTCGGCAAGGACCGGGCGTTTCGCGCCTCGAGGTCCATCCCTCCGGGCTCCACCTACCCCGACGCCCTCCTCACAAGCGTGCGCCGCAGCGCACTGGTGCTGGCGATCATCGGGGCCGACTGGCTCAACTTCCAGTCCAGGCTGCGCGACCCGGAGGACTGGGTCCGCAAGGAGATTGTGGAGGCGTTCAACTGCGGAGTGCCGGTGGTGCCCATCCTCGCAGGCAGGGGGACGGAACGCCTGCGCAAGGAAAGACTGCCGGACGAGCTGGCGAGGCTGGCCGAACTGCAGTCCGTGCGGCTGGACACACAGAACGGCGAAGCGGACTTGAAGCGCCTGAGCGACCTGGTAGCCGAGATGGTTCCCGAGCTGTACGACCTCGAGCACGCCGAAGTACCGGCGCCTGGTCCCGGCTCCGTCTCCAATTCGGCTGGCGCCGTCAGCGGAACGGCCGTGCAGAGCCGTGACTTCACCGGAGATGTCGGCAACACCGTGATCAAAGGGTCGACCGGTCCTGTGCATTCCGGTCAGGGAAACATCTACCAGAACTCGCGCCATGTTTCGGGTGATCGGCACTACTCGGGCGACGGCATGACGAGCATCGAGGGTGATCAGCGTGGTGACATTCGCCACCGGTTCGGTGACTCGGGCCAGCCCGAGGACGACGAGCGGTGA